The Megalobrama amblycephala isolate DHTTF-2021 linkage group LG18, ASM1881202v1, whole genome shotgun sequence genome segment caCAGTTACAGCAACAAGAGAAACACTAAtgataaaaagtcaagggtcaagagcccagcAAATAAGGTCACTATGTAATGATTACAAACAACTGTATCATCAACAAGAAGCCAACATCATCTGGGGCccgtttcaataaggaggttcaaccaactctgagttaaaTTTTAAACTTTGAATTGACTTACTCTGAGATGGGAAAATCTGAGTTTTCGGTTTCAGAACAGCTGATCTGAGTTAGTTCAATCAACTCTGAGTAGGTTGATTCTGAGTTAAGTGCATGCACCATGACTATTAAAAGCCATAATAAATGGAGCTCTGATATTATGATttaccatggcaacagcacccAACAACAAGACGTCTGCATACCTCTGAGTCAATACAAGTTTAATTCTTATAACTGTTATAATATCAGAGGTGAAAACTGGCAGAAcgataaattattcattttcatggtatcccacaggcaaaaataaataaattaattgattaataatattaataatttaagtgtgttttttattttgcaaattatctgccaatggggtaagaaaaaaacGACAGCAGCTATTTAACGGGAACGGAACCCAACAGCAAAATATACATCtgataactgcaattgcaggtttagtgacgttccttaaagttacacacagattttcagatatttgaatgtatttaaCTCAAAATGATGGTACCTATCTGCTATGAAAGAGAGACTATGAGAGAGAGGGACAGGGGAATGTTTCCTGATTAAAAATGTAGGGGTGCCGTTaaaagctccggttcctatagaaacagtcagacgtgcGCCTCCAAAATGAGACACAAAAGACGTGcgtttaggactgcgcatgcgcattagcttgatccagcctgaataATACCgctttttgtcatgattcgagcatttagaaacaaaagtTATGAGACAGTTATTGTACCcgataaatgatgattttataaGCTTACTGATATTTTAAGTATTATTGTGGGAATCAATAGATAATAGAAGGATTTTAGTAAACATCTAAAATTTGAAtacttaaatgctttttaaatgtgtttttttttttttttttttttggttgtgagaCAGCAGTTTTCACCAATTATGTAGAATGGCCCTTATAtcaaatcaaatgaaataaaattataattttgagaGCTATAAGCGAGAAGCATAGTTTCATTtcgtaaaattaaaaataaataaataaataaatgctttaaatatCTACCCAGGCTGTTTGCACAGGTATTGTTACTAAATTTgacctttattttattattaacaaatCTAGTCACTAGTCTTGTATTGTCCTTGAGTGCATAATTAATCCCAAGAAATTTTAGAATATCTGATTTCCCTAATGAGAAATCACTAAATATAAAACCAAGCTAGACCTCATCACTTTCAGTTGCAAACACATCTATGGAAATTGTgtgttcatttttcttttttttagacTGCTTTATTTCCTTAGGCAACAATAGTAATTGAAGCTTAATGAAATGTCTGCTTTAGTTATGGATTTACTGACCATTGACTAATATTGACTTGTGTTAGGTTGTATTGCATGATATTTGTTAAGGACTATCCATGATGGATAACATGTCTTATCCTGTGATACTGACCCTTATGGTGCCAAAAGAAACTAAATCATATAGgcatgtatattttatttgttttcttgcCTTATATCTCTTTATATTGTCTATAAATATTCTTCTTGTTGTGGTCATTATCACGGAAAAAGCACTTCATGAACCAATGTACATATTCTTGAGTCATCTGTGTATAAATGGGGTTTATGGAGCCACAGGATTCTACCCTAAAATGCTGTCTGATTTAATACTGGATTCATATGTAATCTCCTCTCACATGTGTGCTCTGCAAACCTATGTTATCTACAGCTCTTTACTTTCTGAGATCACAATATTAACAGTGATGTCTTATGATAGATATGTAGCCATATGCAAACCTTTGGACTATCATTCCAAATTAACTAAGAACACCTGTGTGAAATTAATTCTGCTTTCATGGATTATTCCCAACTTCTTTGCTGTTATAGCCGTTCTGTTTGCAAACTTGAGGTCTATTTGTAAATATCACATTGACAAATTATATTGTGACAACTGGTCAGTTGTAAAACtgtcttgtgcatcatcttttgTAAATAATATCATTGGATATGCCATTGCAGTCACATTTGTTAGCTTTATAGTTTTCATCATAGTGTCCTACGTAAAACTGATATCTGCGTGTAAAGCATCTTTAGAAAACAGAAGGAAATTCTGGCAAACATGTCTGCCACACCTATTTACACTGATGAATTTCACTTTTGCTTTCCTTTTTGATTTCATGTATAACCGATATGGTGCAAATGATATTCCAGAGAGTCTGCGTAATTTTTTGGCCTTAGAACTGGTTATAGTCCCACCTGTTTTTAGTCCTCTAATCTATGGATTAAATATTAGGGCAGTGCGCAAAAGAGTTTTTATTTCATGTGTTGGGCATTATAAATGAATAGTGTCAAACTTTAAGAGTATGTTTTTAACAAGCATATTTCTGGTTTTATGTATGTACaatctgtaaaaaataaaataagaaaaaaaaagaaagaaaaagttttGAATCTAATCAATACCCAGCCTAAGCATGTTGTCAATTGCATTGATTCAAATACGTCAGGTTGTACAATCATATTacaacactgtatttttttttttttttttttgtctatacaatggaagtcagaaattgtctggttaccaacattcttcagaatatcttcttttatgttccaaagaagaaaaaaaaatgcataggtTTGTAACATGACATAAATGATGAccgatttttcatttttttggtgaactatccctttaagcaaccAAAAAGTAATAATGCACATGTGCAAGAATTTAGCAGTAGGATGGTTGCCTCAAAATTCCTTTTACAGACAGGATAAAGAATGCAAGATCAGGATGCCAGTCTATTGAGGCCATTATTACTGCTCTGTGGGAGCAGTCATGACCTAATGGTTACCGAGTCTGACTGGTAACTAAAAGGTTGCTGGTTCGATTCCAGTACCGGCAagaaatgactgaggtgcccttgaccAAGGCACCTAATCCCCAATCGCTCCCTGGGCAACACAGCATAATGGCTTcccactgctctgggtgtgtgtcacagtttgcagtgtgtgtgtgttcactactcactactctgctcctaatgtgtgtgcactaactttgATGTGTTAAATACAGAGGACAATTTCCGAGTATGGGTTACTATACTTATACTTACAACTTAATTGCAGGGTTTTACAAGGCTGCATTAGCTACAACTGAGCTCCATGTCTGCAACAATAATGCCTGTTGCCTAAATGGCTGTTTGGCTGCTGGTTAAAAATACCCTGCATGATCATATTGACGTCTCCAAAAATTCAAAGACTAAGGAAGTTATTTCAAAATGATGAAGACAAATTCTTTTCTTTGGAATGACTCCCACtgattaaacacatttaattgcagaaaaaaggTATTTGGTAGTGACGTTCCACACAGATTTCAGACTTTTGAACGCAACTCAAAATGTTGGGACCTATCTACAATGAAAGAGAGGCTATGAAAGAGAGGGACAAGGGAATATTTCCTGATCAAAAATGTAGGGGTTAAAATCAGTCTCAGCCAATGGACTAAAACATCTCAGTTATGCatgtaaccttagttccctgagtagggaacgagGCGCTGTGTCGAAACGCTGCGGGAAAACCTCTGCATAATTGTGTCATAAAGCATGTatgaaatcagtccaatggAGTGATGgaacgtcataggcgggtgatgtcactgaccaggaaactataaagcctACCCGAAAACCCATTCATTCAGCTTCTGGAAAACGCAAGCAAGTCGTTTATGGGTATGCTGGGAGTATGGCAGGGCAACGCAGCCTTCccttccctttcaagggaactggAGCTGCGTCGAAATGCTGCAGGAACGCTAATACCTACATCGCCATATGAGCAAGTGACCGTCTGTGTGAAAACATTGCGCACACTAGGACGATAGCACCTGCGCCCCTGAAGTGGAGCCAAGGTCCAGTTCATATAACCTCACAAAGGTATGTGCCAAGGACCAGCCTGCCGCATCACAAACTTCCTGAAGAGAAACTCCTGACAGTAGTGCTTTGGAAGCGGCCATACTCCTGGTTGAGTGAGCTTGAACAGCCAAAGGTGAAGGCTGACCAGCCAACTCGTAAGCAaatgagatggcctcgaccacccacttgctcatcctctgcttagatGCAGGGTGACCTTTTTCTAGGtgaccaaaaacaaacaaacaactgtTCTGACTTTCTCCACAGGACAGCACTGTGGACGTAGGACCTTAGGAATGTAACCCGGTCTAGGGTGCATGAAAGCTTTGACCATGCTGGGCTCAAACTCTAGGCATGAGGGAGACACCGAGACGGCTTGAATGTCTCCAATCCTCTTGAAAGACAAAATAGCAAGCAGAAAGACATTTTTAGGGTGAGAAACTTCTCAGGAAATTTTTCGATAGGCTCAAAGGGAGCCATCAAGAGGCCTTGTAACACAACGACCAAGACCCAGGCCGGCACCCTCGTGCGAACTGCAGGTCTAAGTCTCATAGTGCCATGAAGGAAACGACTAATAAGTGGGTGTCTCCCCAAAGATACACCACTCAAAGAAGTGTGGTAAGCAGCTAAGGCCACTACATACACCTTTATTGTGGAGGGGGATAGCCCTGTGGAAATTCTTTCCTGCAGGAACTCCAGCACCACGCCTACGGGGCAGTTAACTGGATCCCACTGGTGAATTCTGCACCATGAAGTGAATAATCTCCACTTCAAGGCATAGAGTTTCCTCGTGGAGAGTGCTGTGGAGTGGAGGATAgtctcaacaacctcagttgagagacctGAACTCATGATCTgagccccctcagaggccaagccCATAGTTTCCACAACTCCGGGCGGGGGTTAAGAATTGACTCACTCGCCTGAGAGAGAAGGTCTGTCCTGATCGGAATCTCCATCAGAGAGCCGTCTAGCAGGGATATCAGGTCCGAGAACCATACTTGGTCCGGTCAGAAAGGGGCCACTAGCAACAGACGGACCACGTCCTGGAGAactctctccagaactcccggaaGCAGCGCAatcgggggaaatgcatacagcCGTAGCCTTGGCTATGCCTGTACCATGGCGTCCAGCCCCAGAGGTGCTGGGTTTGTCATGGAGAACCATAATGGACAGTGAGTCCACCAATGTGTTGTCTGAGTGAACAAGTACATGATGGTCTCTGAGGTCTGGAAGGAAGTGTTTCAAAGCCTGAAATACTGCCAACATCTCCAGGTGAATTATATGCCAGCTGAGATAATGGTCCTACCACAGACCCCAAGTAGAGCGACCagtcatgatcgccccccagctcGTGAGGGATGCATCCGTCGTTAGCGTGACGCGACGACAGAGAGCTCCCAACATAGTTCCCTGGGACAGAAACCAAGGTTGTTTCCATGTGACTAAGGCACGAAGGCATCACCGCGTGACCTTGATCACATGAAAAGAATTCTCCCTCGGCGAGAACCCCTTGgttttgagccaccactgtaatgGTCTCATgttcagcaggccaaaaggtatcacgttggacgctgcTGCCATAAGACCTAACAGTCTCTAAAAATGTTTGACAGTGAGTGTCTGGCCTAGCTTTATGTCTGTTACAGCTGAGAGAATCGATGCTATGCGAGCAGGTGACAGACAAGCACGCATGACAATGGAATCCTATACCACGCCTAGATAAGTGGTTCTCTGAGCAGGAGAAAGTACACTTTTCTTCGCGTTTAGCCTCAACCCCAACTTCTTCATGTGTGCGATAACAACATCTCAATGTTGAACCGCCATCTGCTCTGATTGagctagaatcaaccaatcATCGATGTAGTTTAGAATGCGGATGCCCTTCATGCGCAAGGGCGTCAGAGCCGCGTCTACACATTAGGTGAAGGTGCGGGGTGACAGTACTAGGCCGAAAGAAAAAAACGGATACCGGtatgcttcgcccccgaaagcaaacctcaggaacttcctgtgcTGTGGGAGGATGATACATGGAAGTATGCACCCTTTAGATCTATCGTGACAAAGCAGTCCTCGGACCTGTTTGACTGTGAACATCTTGAATTTGAGCTAAGTCagtcaaaaataacaaaaactacgactttattcagcattgtcttctcttccagaatcctttccatttaattgattccattgaattgattccattgaatcctttcatctgtcagcgttggtaatgcacttttatgtcgccgtggttgtttttggcgattaggacatccgcgacattttgaagcatcgaaaatacattttggtccaaaaataacaaaaactacgtcTTTATTCAGccttgtattctcttccgggtctgttgtcaattcgcGTTCACAACGAGAATGTATATAAtagggagataagagggtctgtatctcttaccattggagaaagcctaacggctaacttaatcacgtgtggcacctctcagcctatcatgtaatggcagtgacgtcagtcgcaacattccctagtctgccttctcttaaaaaaatacattttttttcaagctaaaatctacatatagttcccaacgaaagtattgtttagtgtaaaacattctgaagattggcaaacaggcagtccattaattaaatgattagctatttccccacaaaaggtgtttaatcagcatagtgaagcctctcatccattgacttccattcaaaaaacagcctccggtctccttccctgcgtaccACGGGGGGGCGGAGCATTAGCTTTAGctgttacgcttttttggctaaaggttgcaggcttgccttccagtggctttgactctggccgtttctcaatatgcgtacTTGTCTGTACTTATGTTCTTGTGgacttgtgaaacgtcatcagtcgctgtaaaagtactgttccaattcaaagttcgcatctagccaagttcagttcaaatccccggatgtgttcttgatccacccattttatcgaggatgcatcgagaggtgacttgtgcagacttgagacagccaggtatcccagaatgcatctcgcACTAACCAGCAAGCGTCAGTAGTAAAGGAGAAACCCCGCATAATTTAAACATTACTGTTATTAGGTCatgatatgtagttttaagagtttttcaggcgaaaatgtgctggtttaaagctcaaatttgtggtttattgataaagattGCGCCTTTCTGAtaatttgatctgacgttgtcggagttgtgagatccaggcgatcaccgggCGCTCAGCGCTCACGtacccagccgagagcagccttacctcggctagtccttctgacgtttgccgctggctccGTTTTGGAGAGAGGGCAATGtgacgtttcataactttatatatttaggctatttaacttttgtatccTACTAAAGCGCTGATTTTGTACGCTTAACTGAattatttgctttatttcttattgtatattcttaccttttataatggctattattgatcattaaaactgacataaaacaaatagagacatggttttgttttatgttatagcctatttcattttattacagtgaagttaatcagagtatgcacaaatagtagcctattacatttaatatttttgaaatatatacgaAAAGAGGCGGATGTTTAATATttcgttttgttataaatatatgcagACATTGCAGATAATCAATCACTCGTTGCCTGAGGCTATtaggttttgtttgttttttaaataaaacgaaaagaggcagggtggtgttttataacaaatttcgttttattgttggctaaaatataggctacataaagaGATAACCGGAGAAGCCAGAGCGAGCTGAGTGACGTTATCAAGAACGCTGCTGTTCCATTTACAGAATCACAGGACTTGTGTTCTCCCGTCCATGGGAGTTCGTTCTCCTGAGTCGAACTCGCCAAGTCCCAACTACCAAGGACcagcatccagcttattggtgcattaccgcccccttctgctctggAGTGTGGTTCATGACTCCGCAGTGACACTGCTGATGTGTTAtctagtgcgcccgagcttcgtttacagtctgagggagacgcacgctgtattcaagctattctacattgtttgtactttggtattgctatattttttaaaatggtgtgtaagtgtgcatgtcgcggatgtcctaatcgccaaaaacaaccacggtgatgtaaaagtgcattaccaacgctgacagatgaaaggattcaatggaatcaattcaatggaatcaattccatggaaaggattccggaagagaatacaatgctgaataaagtcgtagtttttgttatttttggaccaaaatgtattttcgatgcttcaaaaaattctaactaacccactgatgtcacgtggactactttgatgatgtttttattacctttctggacatggacagtataccgtacacacattttcaatggagggacagaaagctctcggactaaatctaaaatatcttaaactgtgttccgaagatgaacgaaggtcttggaacgacatgagggtgagtcattaatgacataattttcatttttgggtgaactaaccctttaagcttactgatattttaaatattattgtgggaTTCAATAGATAATAGAAGGATCTTAGTAAACATCTAAAATGTGAATACTTAAATGCTTTGAGATTTTTTGAGAGCTATAAGTGAGAAGCATGCTCATttagtaaaatttaaaaaaaaaatgctttaaatattaaatgtggGGCTGTTTGCAGGTATTGTTACTAAATTTaacctttattttattattaaaaagtcaTTTGCAAAGTGTTGTCCTTGACTACATAATTAATCCCAAGAAATTTTAGAATATCTCTAAGAGATTTCCCTAATGAGAAATCACTATATATAAAACCAAGCTAGAACTCATCACTTTCAGTTGCAAACACATCTGTGGAAATTGTGtacattttcctttttttcttaatGCTTTATTTCCttaggcaacaataataattgaaGCTTAATGAAATGTCTGCTTTAGCTGaataataatgcattaataacaataataataataatgtactgCATGATAGTTGTTAAGGACTATCCATGAACTTGCCATGATGGAGAACATGTCTTATCCTGTGATACTGACCCTTATGGTTCCAAAAGAAACTAAATCATATAgacatgtatattttatttgttttcttgcCTTATATCTCTTTATATTGTCTATAAATATTCTTCTTGTTGGGGTCATTTTCATGGAGAAAGCACTTCATGAACCAATGTACATATTCTTGAGTCATCTGTGTATAAATGGGGTTTATGGAGCCACAGGATTCTACCCTAAAATGCTGTCTGATTTAATATTGGATTCATATGTGATCTCCTTTCATATGTGTGCTCTGCAAACCTATGTTATCTACAGCTCTTTACTTTCTGAGATCACAATATTAACAGTGATGTCTTATGATAGATATGTAGCCATATGCAAACCTTTAGACTATCATTCCAAATTAACTAAAAACACCTGTGTTAAATTAATTCTGTTTTCATGGCTTGTTCCCAATTTCTTTGGTGTTATAGCCGCTCTGTTAGCAAACTTGAGGTCTATTTGTAAATATCACATTGACAAATTATATTGTGACAACTGGTCAATTGTAAAACTGTCGTGTGTGTCATCTTTTGTAAATAATGTCTTTGGATATGCCATTGCAGTCACATTTGTTTGCTTTATAGTTTTCATCATAGTGTCCTATGTAAAACTGATATCTGCGTGTAAAGCATCTTTAGAAAACAGAAGGAAATTCTGGCAAACATGTCTGCCACACCTATTTACACTGATAAATTTCACTTTTGCTTTCCTTTTTGATTTCATGTATAACCGATATGGTGCAAATGATATTCCAGAGAGTCTGCGTAATTTTTTGGCCTTAGAACTGGTTATAGTCCCACCTGTTTTTAGTCCTCTAATCTATGGATTAAATATTAGGGCAGTGCGCAAA includes the following:
- the LOC125252289 gene encoding olfactory receptor 2AT4-like, which codes for MMDNMSYPVILTLMVPKETKSYRHVYFICFLALYLFILSINILLVVVIITEKALHEPMYIFLSHLCINGVYGATGFYPKMLSDLILDSYVISSHMCALQTYVIYSSLLSEITILTVMSYDRYVAICKPLDYHSKLTKNTCVKLILLSWIIPNFFAVIAVLFANLRSICKYHIDKLYCDNWSVVKLSCASSFVNNIIGYAIAVTFVSFIVFIIVSYVKLISACKASLENRRKFWQTCLPHLFTLMNFTFAFLFDFMYNRYGANDIPESLRNFLALELVIVPPVFSPLIYGLNIRAVRKRVFISCVGHYK
- the LOC125252782 gene encoding olfactory receptor 14J1-like: MMENMSYPVILTLMVPKETKSYRHVYFICFLALYLFILSINILLVGVIFMEKALHEPMYIFLSHLCINGVYGATGFYPKMLSDLILDSYVISFHMCALQTYVIYSSLLSEITILTVMSYDRYVAICKPLDYHSKLTKNTCVKLILFSWLVPNFFGVIAALLANLRSICKYHIDKLYCDNWSIVKLSCVSSFVNNVFGYAIAVTFVCFIVFIIVSYVKLISACKASLENRRKFWQTCLPHLFTLINFTFAFLFDFMYNRYGANDIPESLRNFLALELVIVPPVFSPLIYGLNIRAVRKRVFISCVAARENVSQKVHNLIM